The following proteins are co-located in the uncultured Draconibacterium sp. genome:
- a CDS encoding GxxExxY protein gives MNENDISGKIIGCAIEVHKALGPGLLESAYEECLFYELKEAGLMVERQKPLPVVYKEVKLEAGYRIDLLVERKVVVELKAVEALNDVHTAQVLTYLKLSGCKLGLLLNFNVYRLSDGIKRLVNKL, from the coding sequence ATGAATGAGAACGACATATCGGGAAAAATAATAGGCTGTGCCATTGAGGTGCACAAGGCACTTGGTCCGGGTTTACTGGAAAGTGCTTATGAAGAGTGTCTGTTCTATGAATTAAAAGAAGCGGGATTGATGGTGGAACGTCAGAAACCTTTACCGGTGGTTTATAAAGAAGTGAAACTGGAGGCAGGATACCGAATTGATCTGCTGGTTGAGCGTAAAGTGGTTGTTGAGTTAAAAGCAGTAGAAGCCTTAAACGATGTACACACGGCACAGGTTTTAACTTATTTAAAATTATCAGGTTGCAAACTGGGATTATTATTGAATTTTAATGTATACAGATTGAGTGACGGAATTAAAAGACTAGTGAATAAATTATGA